The Acidimicrobiia bacterium nucleotide sequence GTCGGGGTCCGGGTACACGGCGGTCCTCGACGTCAACAGCCTCGCCGTTCCGATCGGCCTGTTCGCGAGCGCCTGGGCGGGTGTGCCGTTCGCTCCGCTCAACTACCGGCTGACGGGCGCAGAGCTCGATGCCCTCCTGGCACGCGTGTCACCCGCGTTTCTCGTGACAGAGGCCGAATCCGCGCAGCGCCTCTCGCTCCCGCCGGGCACGACGCTGGTCGAGCGCGACGACTTCGTCGAGCGGGCCAGGGCCGGCTCGGCCCCCGAAGCGAGCTGGTCTCTCGACCCCGAGGAGATCGCGGTGCTCCTCTTCACGAGCGGCACGACCGGCGCTCCCAAGGCCGCTCTACTCCGCCACAAGCACCTCGTCTCCTACATCCTGGGCTCGGTCGAGTTCGGGTCGGCGGCCGAAGACGACGCGGCGCTCATCAGCGTGCCTCCCTACCACGTCGCAGGTGCAGCGTCGATCGCGAGCTCCGTCTACGCGGGTCGTCGGATCGTGCAACTCGAGAGCTTCTCCGCCGAGGCCTGGATCGAGCTGGCCCGCTCGGAACGCATCACGAACGCGATGGTCGTGCCCACCATGCTCGTACGCATCGTCGATGCGCTCGAGAGCGCCGGCGATGTCGAGCTTCCGTACCTCCGGGCCCTCTCCTACGGCGGGAGCAAGATGCCCCTCGGGGTGATCGAGAAGGCGATGAAGCTCCTACCCGGAACCGACTTCACCAACGCCTACGGGCTCACGGAGACCAGTTCGACGATCACGATCCTGACACCCGACGATCACCGGACGGCCGCCGAGAGCGACGACCCGGAGATCCGCCGGCGGCTCACGTCGCTCGGGACCCCGCTACCCGGTGTGCAACTCGAGATCCGCGACGAGGCCGGAGAGGCCCTCGGGCCGGGTGAGCGGGGTGAGATCTTCGTACGCGGCGAACAGGTCGCCGGCGAGTACCTCGATCAGGGCAGCAGGCTCGACGCCGACGGCTGGTTCCCCACCCGCGACGGCGGCCGGCTCGACAGCGAGGGTTACCTGTTCCTCGACGGTCGCATCGACGACATCATCGTGCGCGGCGGCGAGAACATCTCACCGGGTGAGATCGAAGACGTGATACTCGGCCACGAGGCCGTCGCCGACTGCGCCGTCGTCGGAGTGGCGGATGCACAGTGGGGCGAGGCCCCCGCAGCCGTCATCGTCACGCGGGACGGTTGTTCCGTGAGCGAACAGGAGATCCAGCTCTGGGTCACGGACCGGCTGCGCTCCTCGCGTTCCCCGTCGCGGGTGGAGTTCCGCGACGAACTCCCCTACAGCGAAACGGGCAAGCTGCTGCGACGGAAGGTGCGCGCCGATCTCGAGCAGTGACGCCGGGCGGTCAGCCGAGCCCCGGTTTCTCGAGCACCGGTTGCTGGAATGTCGTCCGCTCGTTTCGCGGAGCGGGCGTCAGGGTCGACACAGGATGTCGCGGCGCGTGCTCTCGAAGACCTCCGTCACCTCGGGGATGCAGTCATCGGGCACCTCGGCGTCCTTCAGGGCGGCCCGGAGATGCTCGAGCGTGGCGTCGAAGTGAGCGTCGTCGAGGCCCTGATCGACCAGTCGCTGATGGGCGCGACGCAGCATCGCGCTGTCGTACTCGGACGCATCCAGTACGCGACCCAGGAAGTCGAACTGCTTGCTGGTCCACACCTCGACATCGACGCCCTCGAGGAACGGGGCGAGTGTGTCGTCGGCGAGCATGCGGTCGTGCAGACCTTCGAGTGTGTCGATGACCGCCGACGCGCCACCCATCCGTTCGAGCAGGGTCTTCATACCTCTCCTCTTTCCTCTCTTGTCGTTCCCGCTACCTTTTCTTCTTCGGCGATGAACAGGTTCCCGGACTCACACCACACCGTGTCGTCCATGTAGCTCTCCGGCTTGTCCGTGAAGTCGGTGAGAACGTACCAACGCCAGGGTGGGTCACCGTGATCCACGTACTCGCCGGTGAGCGTTCCCGCGAACTCCTGGCGACCGGCGAAATGCGTGCCGACGACGGCGTACCCACCGTCGCATTCCGCCCGCTTGCCGGCGAGGTCGGTGTCGAACCCGAACCGGGGCGTACCCGTCACGTCACCTCCCTCGCGCGCCACTCCCTCGCGTACCACTCCCTCTAGGAGAGCTCACCCACGAGCCCCTCGAACGTGTCGAGTGCTTCCTCGACGATGTCGAAGAGGATCTGCTTCGCCGGCTTCATGGAGGTGACGAAGCCGACACCCTGGCCCGCGGCTTCGGTCATGAGGTCCTCTCTGCGGTTGTCGTTGGCACCCTGGAGATAGTCGGCGCTGAGCAGCATCTGATAGGGCGCGGGGAGGACGTCGGGGGCCTCGGGCTTCGACCACTCGTCGGTCCACGGGCAGTCGAGCACGCGCATGGTCATTCCGGAGATCGACGTGCTGTACGACGTGTCCTCGACCGTGGCGGCGAGGAGCCGCTCCTTGATGATCATGTCGATGTCGGACTCCCGGGAGGCGAGCCAGAGCGTGCCCGTCCACACACCCGAGGCACCGAGACAGAGAGCCGCCGCCAGGTGGCGACCCGTGGTCACGCCGCCCGCGGCGATGATCGGCGTGTCACCCGCCATCGCCGCGACCTCGGCGACGATGGAGAAGGTGCCCACCGCCCCGGTGTGCCCGGCGGCGTCGTAGCCCTGCGCGATCACGGCGTCGACGCCCGCCTCGATCTGACGCTCGGCCTGGCGCGCCTTGCCCACCAGACCGAACACCAGCATGTCGCGCTCGTGGGCCGCGTCGAGGATGAACGCCGGGCTCCCGAGACCCGAGGCGATGACGGGCACCTTCTCGTCGAGCAGGACGTCGAGCTGGGCACGTGCCAACTCCTGGTTCAGACCTCCCCACTGGTGGAGGTCCACCGGTCCCTTGGGATCGGGAACGTCGTACTTCTCCTTGATCTGCGCTGCGAACTTTCGGTGGGTCTCGGGGATCTTGGACGTGAGATCGTCGATCGAGCCCGACGGCGGAACCGAGGCGGGCAGGACCAGATCGATGCCGAAGGGCCTGCCCTCCACGCGATCGCGGATCCACCCGATGTCGGCGGCGATCTCGTCGGGTGTGTGCATCGCCTCGCCGAGCACGGCGAACCCGCCGGCGTTGATGACCGCGACCGCGACGTCCTTGCAGTGCGTGAAGGCCACGACCGGGAACTCGATGTCGAGCAGGTCGCAGAGTCTTGTCCGCAACGGATCCGTTGGCATGGTGGGCGACCCCCTTTCGACCCGGCAGCATAGACCCGCTCGGCCCATATGGTGAACTTTTGCTACCAGACGGTTAGGATCTCTGATTCGGCGGGCTGCGGCCCGGGACGGCAGCCGGCAGAACGGCCCGGGACAACGGGCGACAGGACAGGAGACGACATGCCAGAGGGGGCGCGGCGGGGAGATGCTCCCGACGGAGATGCCGCCGAGGGAGACGCCGCCGAGGGGGGTGCTCTCGAGGGAATCCGCGTCGTCGAGCTGGGGGGGATGGTCTCGGCGCCCTACTGCGCCAAGCTGTTCGCCGACTTCGGGGCCGAGGTCGTCAAGGTCGAAGCCCCCGGCGGTGGCGACGTCGCGCGCCACTGGGGCCCGTTTCCCGGCGACGAGCCCCATCCCGAGCGCAGCGGTCTCTTCGAGTTCCTCAACACCAACAAGCTCGGCGTCACCCTCGACGTGGACACCGACGCCGGTCGCGACCTGCTGCTGCGGCTCCTCGCTCGCGCCGACGTCCTGATCGAGAACAACCCACCGGCACTGATGCGCGAGCGCGCGCTCGACTACGCCTCACTCGCGCCCGGGAACCCCGACCTCGTGATGATCTCCATCACGCCGTTCGGTCAGACCGGTCCCTACAGCGACTGGAAGGCCTACGACCTCAACGCCTTCCACCTCTCGGCCGCCGGGCACCGCTACTGCGGCCGCCCGGGCGAGGCGCCGCTCGAGCACGGCACCTTCTCCGCCGACTTCTACGGCGCCACCACCGCCGCCGCCTGGGGTCTGGCGGCGGTGATCGGGCGGGACCACGTCGGTGGCGGCCAGCACGTCGACGTGTCCTGTGCCGAAGCCATCGCCGCCACCTTCGTCGGTGGTCAGACCATCGGTGGGTACGCGCAGGACGGCATCTTCGACTCGCGCACCGGGATCGGAATGGGGTTGTCGGCGCCGGCGGCCATCGTTCCGTGCAAGGACGGGCACGTGTGGATGCTCGTGCTGGAGACAGGCCAGTGGAGAGCGCTCGTCGAGGCCATGGGAAGCCCCGAGTGGGCCCAGCTCGACATGTTCGACGACATGCTCGTTCGCGGACAGAACAAGGACCTCATCTACTCCCTCATCGGGGAGTGGGCCATGCAACACGACAAGTTCGAGATCATGGAGCGCTGCCAGGCCGTCGGCGCCCCGGTCACGGCCGTGTTCACGGTCGAAGAGGCCGCCGAGCACCCGCACCTGCGCGAGCGCGGATACATCGTCGAGCTCGACCATCCGGAGCTGGGCACCCTTCGCCACCTCGGCGCCCCCTTCAAGCTCCCGGAGAGCCCGGGAGGGCCACGCGACCCTGCTCCACCGCTCGGCGGGCACAACGACCTGGTCTACGGCCACCACCTCGGTGTGAGTGCCGAGGAGCGCGCGCAACTCAGCGCCGACAAGGTCATCTAGCCCGCAGAACACCGCCTTCGGACGATCGAGGAGACACACGTGGAACAAGCGACACCTCTCGAGGGATTCCGTGTCGCCAACTTCGGCTGGGTGTGGGCCGGCCCCATCGTCGGCCAGACCCTCGCGTTCCTGGGTGCCGAGGTCTACAAGATCGAGTCGCGGGCCAGGATCGACATGGCACGCACCATCCCACCCTTCGCCGAGGGCGTCCGCGACCACAACCGCAGCCTCTCGCTCCATGCGGGCTGGGCCGGCAACGGCAGCGTGACCCTCAACCTGAAGAAGCCCGAGGGCGTGCAGCTGGCCCGCGACCTCATCGCCCACTGCGACGTCGTCATCGAGAACTTCGGGCCCGGCGTGATGAGCGGTCTCGGGCTCGGGTACGAGGAGCTCGCCGGAGTCAGGCCCGACATCGTGATGTTCTCGATGCCCGCCGCGGGCCTCGACGGCCCTCTCTCCAACCTCCGCACCTACGGGCTCAGCCTGGCGAGCATCACCGGGATGGACAGCCTCACCGGATACGACGACGGGCCACCCATCGCGATGGAGAACGCCTTCTCCGATCCGTTCAACGGCATCATGGGCGCGTTCTCGATTCTCGTCGCGCTGAGACACCGGGACCGGACGGGGAAGGGACAGCACATCGACTACTCACAGCAGGAGGCCGTGATGCAGATGGTCGGCCCGGCATTCATGGACTACGTGATGAACGACCGGGTCGCGAAGCCGATCGGTAATCGACACCCGCTGTCGGCTGCGGCGCCCCACGGAGTCTTCCCCTGTCGCGGCGACGACCGCTGGATCAGCATCGCGGTCACCGACGACGAGGAATGGCAGGGCCTCGTCGCAGCCACGAACGGCGCCGACTGGACCGACGCGGAGGAGTTCGCGACCCATGAGGGCCGCGTGCGCAACATCACCCGACTCCATGAGCACCTGGCCGCCTGGACATCCGACGTCGACGACCGGGCGCTCGCCGCGCAGCTCCAGGACCGGGGCGTGGCGGCCGCTCCCGTGATGAATGTGGGCGACCTGCTCGATGATCCCCACTACCGCGCCCGTGGCACCTTCATCGAGGTGCGGAACCCCCTCGGATTCACCGAGACCATCTACGGCGCCTACGTGAAGACCAGCCGGAGCGAGGCGAAGATCGAACCCGGCCCGGCGATCGGTCAGGACAACGAGCACGTCTTCGGCGACATCCTCGGCATGCCGAAGGACCGCTACGAACAGCTCGTCGAGGAGCAGGTGATCTACTGACCGGTGAAGTCGGGCCTGCGCTTCTCGGCGAAGGCACGCGGGCCTTCCTTCGCATCGTCGGAGGCGAAGACCTTCGCCGCGAGGGACTTCTCGAGAACGAATCCCTCCTCGAGGCCGAGGGCGCGTACCGCGATCTCCTTGGACGTACGGACCGCCAGCGGGCCGTTCCTGCAGATCGAGGCCGCGAGATCGAGGGCGGTGGACATGACCTCGTCGGCGGGTACGACACGGTTGACCAGACCGATCTCGTACGCCCGCTGCGCATCGATGGATTCGCCGGTGAGCAACAGCTCCATCGCCAGCGCCCACGGGATCTGGCGCGGGAGGCGGATGTGTGAGCCACCGGCGGGCACAAGGCCCCACCGCACCTCACCCAGACCGAAGGTCGCTTCCTTCGCGGCGACCCGCAGGTCCGTCCCGGCGAGCATCTCCATACCGCCGGCGATGCAGTGTCCGTTCACGGCGGCGATGATGGGCTTGTCGACCTCTGAGAACTGGCGCTTGGTGTGGTCCTCGTAGCCCAGCTCGTCGCCGGAGGTGAGCAGCGGGATCGCCTCCTTCAGATCCATCCCCGTGCAGAATGCCCGATCGCCGGTGGCGGTCAGGATGGCCACCAACGAGTCGTCATCATCGTTGAAGTGGGCAAAGGCTGCGTCGAGCGCGGCGAGCATCTCCTTGGTCAACGCGTTCATCGCATCGGGGCGGTCGATCGTCACGATCGCGATGCCGTCGCTCTTCTCGTAGCGGATCGTCGGAGGTAGCTCGAGCGACGGGATCGGCACGGCGCGACGGTCGCGAGACCCTCCCGGGGAGCGACGTCGGAACTTCGGAAGCGTGACCTCGTGGGTCACGTCGTCGAACACGACCTCGACGGGCATGCCCATCTCGAGGTCCTCCGGCGGGCAGTCGACGATCCGGGTGAGCAGGCGCACGCCCTCCTCCATCTCCACGACGGTGGGTGCGTAGGGCGTGTCGTCGACGAAGTCGGGGTGGAGCGCCCGGTCGGCGACCGTCCAGCTGAAGACGGTGCCGCGACCGCTCGAACGCTCCCACACCCAGTCGAAGGAGCCGCACTCGGCGCACATCTCCCGCGGGACGTGGCGCCAGGTCCGGCAGTCCACGCAGCGTTGGAAGCGGAGCTCCCCCTCCTTGCAGAAGCCGTAGAAGTCCTTGGCGTAGCCGTCGAGCTCGGGGAGCGGCTTGGTGTACTCGGGCGCAGCCCACTCACCGACGGCCTCGGGTGTGAGGTCCTTGTACTCGGCGGCGTCGGGCAGAGGACGACCCAGCCACTCGGCATAGAACGTGTCGAGATCGGGAAGGAAGTCGAAATCGGGAGGACACCCCCGCGGAACGACCTCCACCTCGAGCTGAGCGCCACAACCCGGACACACGTACTCACGCAACTGGACCCACGCAGGATCAGGCATCTCACGGCCCTTGTACACCTCGGCCAGGCTCTCCTCGGTGTCACGCACACTGATCAACGCCGAGATCTTCCAGTTCACCCGGTAGTCACCGAACTCGTGGCCGCAACGGCACTTCACCACACGCCCACCGTCCTTGGCGACGATGAACAACGACGGAGTGAGCGGCAACAGGATCTGATCGTCCCACCCGACACGCTCCTGGAGGATCTCGACGTACTTGTCGAAACGATCGACGTCCTTGGGGCTCTTCATCATCTCCTGGACCGCAGGCCACGCCAGCACCCCGTCCATGAGCTTCTCGATATCGGCCTTGTGAAAGTCCGCCACAGCACAATCTCCTAGAACTCGACGTCGTGTGTCACCGCGTCGTGTGTCGCCGCGTCGTGTGCCACCGCTCAGCGCGCCAGGACGGCGAGGCTGCCGTCGCCGAAGTCGCCCCAGCCCGTGACGATGCCCGTCTCCGCCTCCTCGACCTGGCGTTCTCCGGCCTCTCCGCGTAGCTGACGCACCGCCTCCACGATGTGGCTCATGCCGAGAACGTGGGCCTCTGCGAGCAGCCCACCGTGTGTGTTGACGGGGAGCTCGTCGCCCAGGCCGATGCCTGCGTCCTCGACGAAGGGCCCACCTTCACCGCGTTCGCAGAAGCCTGCCTCTTCGAGCTGCTGGAGCACCTCGAAGGTGAAGCAGTCGTAGATCATCGCGAAGTCGACGTCGTCGGGCGTGATTCCCGCCCGTCCGAACGCCTCGGGTGCCGCGATGGTGAGCCCGGTCTTGAAGAGATCGTCGCGGTTGATGATCTCGTCGGCCGGATACGGCTGGCCGCGTGCCGCGCTCACGATCGTGACGGGTTTTGTCGGTAGATCCCGCGCCCGCTCGGCGCTGGTCACCACCACGGCCGCCGCGCCGTCGGTCTCGAGACAGCAGTCGAGGACCCGGTAGGGGTCGGCGAGCATGCGGGATTCCATGTAGTCGTCGAGGGTGATGCGTCGACCGCGCATGACCGCGCGCGGGTTGTGCTGGGCGTGTTCGCGCATCGCGACCGCGATCAGGCCGAGCTGCTCCGACCTGGTGCCGAACTCCTCCATGTGGCGGCGCGCGATCACGGAGTACCACTGAGGTGGCGCGGTGAAGCCGTAGGGCAGGTAGTAGTCGCGCGCGATGGCTCCGCCGGGAATCGAATCCGTGTCGTCGGCCACCGTCTGGCGGGCCCGGGAACCCGAGTAGCCGTTCCAGCCGGCCGGCAGCAGCACGTAGTCGGCCGTTCCGTTCGTGACAGCCGCTGCGGCGTCCTGGAGAGAGGCCACGGGAGCTGCACCGCCCATCCCCACCGTGGCCGCGAAACGCAGGTTCTCGCACCCGAGGTTGGCCGCGAACTCCTCGGCCCGGCCCAGGTTCGGGAACGGCATGATGCCGTCGATGGCCGACGGCTCCAGGCCCGCCTCCTCGATCGCGCGCACCGAAGCCTGGAGCTGGATGCCGAGTTGGCTCATGCCCGAGCCGGGCTTGCGGCAGTAGTCCGTCTCGCCGATTCCGACGATGCACG carries:
- a CDS encoding CoA transferase, with the protein product MEQATPLEGFRVANFGWVWAGPIVGQTLAFLGAEVYKIESRARIDMARTIPPFAEGVRDHNRSLSLHAGWAGNGSVTLNLKKPEGVQLARDLIAHCDVVIENFGPGVMSGLGLGYEELAGVRPDIVMFSMPAAGLDGPLSNLRTYGLSLASITGMDSLTGYDDGPPIAMENAFSDPFNGIMGAFSILVALRHRDRTGKGQHIDYSQQEAVMQMVGPAFMDYVMNDRVAKPIGNRHPLSAAAPHGVFPCRGDDRWISIAVTDDEEWQGLVAATNGADWTDAEEFATHEGRVRNITRLHEHLAAWTSDVDDRALAAQLQDRGVAAAPVMNVGDLLDDPHYRARGTFIEVRNPLGFTETIYGAYVKTSRSEAKIEPGPAIGQDNEHVFGDILGMPKDRYEQLVEEQVIY
- a CDS encoding transporter; this translates as MTGQACIVGIGETDYCRKPGSGMSQLGIQLQASVRAIEEAGLEPSAIDGIMPFPNLGRAEEFAANLGCENLRFAATVGMGGAAPVASLQDAAAAVTNGTADYVLLPAGWNGYSGSRARQTVADDTDSIPGGAIARDYYLPYGFTAPPQWYSVIARRHMEEFGTRSEQLGLIAVAMREHAQHNPRAVMRGRRITLDDYMESRMLADPYRVLDCCLETDGAAAVVVTSAERARDLPTKPVTIVSAARGQPYPADEIINRDDLFKTGLTIAAPEAFGRAGITPDDVDFAMIYDCFTFEVLQQLEEAGFCERGEGGPFVEDAGIGLGDELPVNTHGGLLAEAHVLGMSHIVEAVRQLRGEAGERQVEEAETGIVTGWGDFGDGSLAVLAR
- a CDS encoding nitronate monooxygenase, producing MPTDPLRTRLCDLLDIEFPVVAFTHCKDVAVAVINAGGFAVLGEAMHTPDEIAADIGWIRDRVEGRPFGIDLVLPASVPPSGSIDDLTSKIPETHRKFAAQIKEKYDVPDPKGPVDLHQWGGLNQELARAQLDVLLDEKVPVIASGLGSPAFILDAAHERDMLVFGLVGKARQAERQIEAGVDAVIAQGYDAAGHTGAVGTFSIVAEVAAMAGDTPIIAAGGVTTGRHLAAALCLGASGVWTGTLWLASRESDIDMIIKERLLAATVEDTSYSTSISGMTMRVLDCPWTDEWSKPEAPDVLPAPYQMLLSADYLQGANDNRREDLMTEAAGQGVGFVTSMKPAKQILFDIVEEALDTFEGLVGELS
- a CDS encoding group 1 truncated hemoglobin gives rise to the protein MKTLLERMGGASAVIDTLEGLHDRMLADDTLAPFLEGVDVEVWTSKQFDFLGRVLDASEYDSAMLRRAHQRLVDQGLDDAHFDATLEHLRAALKDAEVPDDCIPEVTEVFESTRRDILCRP
- a CDS encoding class I adenylate-forming enzyme family protein, whose amino-acid sequence is MMLLEMAASGFGDRPALTNGSEVLTYSELFDAAGTAASEISASGSGYTAVLDVNSLAVPIGLFASAWAGVPFAPLNYRLTGAELDALLARVSPAFLVTEAESAQRLSLPPGTTLVERDDFVERARAGSAPEASWSLDPEEIAVLLFTSGTTGAPKAALLRHKHLVSYILGSVEFGSAAEDDAALISVPPYHVAGAASIASSVYAGRRIVQLESFSAEAWIELARSERITNAMVVPTMLVRIVDALESAGDVELPYLRALSYGGSKMPLGVIEKAMKLLPGTDFTNAYGLTETSSTITILTPDDHRTAAESDDPEIRRRLTSLGTPLPGVQLEIRDEAGEALGPGERGEIFVRGEQVAGEYLDQGSRLDADGWFPTRDGGRLDSEGYLFLDGRIDDIIVRGGENISPGEIEDVILGHEAVADCAVVGVADAQWGEAPAAVIVTRDGCSVSEQEIQLWVTDRLRSSRSPSRVEFRDELPYSETGKLLRRKVRADLEQ
- a CDS encoding enoyl-CoA hydratase-related protein, which codes for MADFHKADIEKLMDGVLAWPAVQEMMKSPKDVDRFDKYVEILQERVGWDDQILLPLTPSLFIVAKDGGRVVKCRCGHEFGDYRVNWKISALISVRDTEESLAEVYKGREMPDPAWVQLREYVCPGCGAQLEVEVVPRGCPPDFDFLPDLDTFYAEWLGRPLPDAAEYKDLTPEAVGEWAAPEYTKPLPELDGYAKDFYGFCKEGELRFQRCVDCRTWRHVPREMCAECGSFDWVWERSSGRGTVFSWTVADRALHPDFVDDTPYAPTVVEMEEGVRLLTRIVDCPPEDLEMGMPVEVVFDDVTHEVTLPKFRRRSPGGSRDRRAVPIPSLELPPTIRYEKSDGIAIVTIDRPDAMNALTKEMLAALDAAFAHFNDDDDSLVAILTATGDRAFCTGMDLKEAIPLLTSGDELGYEDHTKRQFSEVDKPIIAAVNGHCIAGGMEMLAGTDLRVAAKEATFGLGEVRWGLVPAGGSHIRLPRQIPWALAMELLLTGESIDAQRAYEIGLVNRVVPADEVMSTALDLAASICRNGPLAVRTSKEIAVRALGLEEGFVLEKSLAAKVFASDDAKEGPRAFAEKRRPDFTGQ
- a CDS encoding CoA transferase encodes the protein MPEGARRGDAPDGDAAEGDAAEGGALEGIRVVELGGMVSAPYCAKLFADFGAEVVKVEAPGGGDVARHWGPFPGDEPHPERSGLFEFLNTNKLGVTLDVDTDAGRDLLLRLLARADVLIENNPPALMRERALDYASLAPGNPDLVMISITPFGQTGPYSDWKAYDLNAFHLSAAGHRYCGRPGEAPLEHGTFSADFYGATTAAAWGLAAVIGRDHVGGGQHVDVSCAEAIAATFVGGQTIGGYAQDGIFDSRTGIGMGLSAPAAIVPCKDGHVWMLVLETGQWRALVEAMGSPEWAQLDMFDDMLVRGQNKDLIYSLIGEWAMQHDKFEIMERCQAVGAPVTAVFTVEEAAEHPHLRERGYIVELDHPELGTLRHLGAPFKLPESPGGPRDPAPPLGGHNDLVYGHHLGVSAEERAQLSADKVI